In the Telopea speciosissima isolate NSW1024214 ecotype Mountain lineage chromosome 6, Tspe_v1, whole genome shotgun sequence genome, ATCAAGCTCATCAGGGTGCACTGCCTCTGCATGAGAGATCCTTGTATTCATGTGAGGGGGATACCGTGGCCGGTACCGATAGTTCCATATGCCTATCAAGAACATGTACAGGAACACTGTTGGAAGTATCAATTCAGGGAAGCATACAAGCATCACAAAGAGAACATGCACAAGCACCGTGGTTACAGGGTTCTTCCACATGCACACGTCCCCAAACCATTTACCAACTGCAAACAAACCCGAAAACACTGACATTAGCCGGAAGAAGTTAGCCTTGCTGCGCCGCATGCTCCAGAGGTGTGAATCAACATCAGACATGTACTCAACCACCTCCTTCCGAAGAGGGGGCTCTGCCCTGCTTAGCCTTGCTGCCACGATGCTCACAGCCTGGTGACGCAACATGTCAAGCTGCATCACTGTTAACGGCCGTACGTAGTGCATCTTGGGCAACAATGGACGTGAGTATATGTATAGCATATTCACCAATGATGTGCATGAAAACCGTATAGCCAAATGCAGCTCTCCCATCTTCTTAACACCAGAAGGATGTAGGACTAGCAATGGGTAAGAGTGTGTATAAACACGACCAGTTTCAAGCGTTGAGATACGTATCCGTACCTTCCCAATCTTCATGTCCCTGTTACCATTTGTTCCCTTCTCCCATAGCTGGCCATTATCAAATACACCTACAGTAAGAACCGTAGCTGGATCATAGACCTCCCAAGTGTATTGCTCATTGTACTTCGGACTTAGGCTGTCGATGATGGTTCGTGAACGCACCCATTTGTGACCATACTTCGCAACACAATATGTATCTGATGTACCTTTGCCATCTCGTGTTTTCATTGGGTGAATCCCCTCAGCATTCAAAATACCAAGTTCCAAAATACCAATTGAAGGTTTCCACAGTTGCTTTGCAGTGGGCCGAAGGTCACTGCTGTAGTGTGTTGACTCATCAAGAACATGGTAACCACCATCAAGACAGACACGGAGGTGGAGTCTACTGGAAAACTTCTCCTTCTTTAACTGATCCACATCAACCGCAACTGGCCTTTCAAGGTTGAACCAACGAGTGTGGATCAACCGGTCATCAGCGCGTTTCTCAATAGAATTCAAAGGTATGATAACCCTCCCAATGATCTCATCTTTGCTGGGTCCAACACGATCTTCAACTGAAAGAATCAGATGGTCCTCAAAGGGCTCTGCAGCAACAAACAATAGATCCTCATTCCAGAGCGGGCTCATTGTCCGGGCCTGAACAGGCTTTGTTTTCAAGACCTGGTTACCAATCTGTACCCTGACATACACTTCAGGGAAACGGTTTTTCTCAGTTGGGACCAAATCCTGTGCCTCAATGACATTGACGCGTACATACCACAACCTTGGTGCATGATAGACCTTAGACCGTATGTttgtagaggcagcagcagagCTATCAACAGCTGTTGCAGCATCAGAATGCCATGCGTCTGGAAATGCCTCATCTGCTTGAGTACCCATCCAAACAGCAAGCATCAACTCACCTTTTGTCTTGTCTCCTTTCTTGTCCTCCAGCCGGTACCACTGTGGAGCCAGTGGACTATCTGGTGGGACCCGTGTCGGCACCTCATTAAGGTCAAATCTAACGATGCCAACAAAGTCATCTTTGACCAAATCCTTGTCTTTGACCACAACTTCAAGTACTGATGTTTGCATTCGATCCCTTGCAAAGGCGAACACCTCATTCCATTCAGGGTTTTGCTTTTTCTCAAAGTGCTTTGTGACTCCCTTGTAATTCCCAACCCTAACCTCCACGTATGGGTCAAGACTGCCTGAAATATCCATGGAAGGAAGGTCGTGGGCCTTGACAACTCGGACAAAGAGGAACTGCATCTGTTCAACTAGGTCATAAGTGCTGGCAGGTTTTTCAGCACGTATAACACGGCCCCCAACAATCTGTCCCCCTCCAAGGACTGGACTAGTCTCTTTCAGTGCATAGTCAACTGGTTGGGATGATGAAGCTGAGTACATGCGAACAATTTTTGGCTGTTGTGGCTCTGCTTTCATCACATCAGCAGAGTATTTCATTGGTTGTTGGGACTCCGTCGTTGAAgaatgttggtggtggtgatgctctTTAGGGAGATGATGGAAGGTGTGTCTTGACTCAGCTTTCTCattagagaatggatttggagcTTGCTGTTGCACTTGAGGTTGGGACGAACGTGAGTCAGCATTTGGAAAGGATTCAACAGCAGGAAGTGGATTTGAGGATTTTATGGAGGGGTCATCGGTGACATAGACTTTCAAGCCAAGCTCTCCTTTAACATGTGAGAAAATGCCACGCTTTTCTAGAGGGTAGTGCAAGACAACAGCATCAGGGTAGGGCACAAATGATGTGCCGGTAACACGGACCCTCCCCAGGAATGACCTCGAGTGGGtggctttgttgttgttgtagacaTAGACATCAAGTGTAAGGCTCTGGAGATTGGTTGGGTCGGTGATGTTGAAATAAAAGCTTTCATTCCAAACAGGGTTCAGATCTTTTTCCTTCACAGTAGTGCGGAACTTCTGGCCGTCAAACTGGAGCTCCACAAAAGAACTGGCTGACCCCTCACCATCTTTAGGCATGAGGTTGTGAGCACTCACCACCTCCACCCCTAGCTTGAGGTTGCTCATCATGGCTGGGATTTTCCTTTACCCAGTTGGTAGGGCTGTCAGAAAAAGAATTTTAACGAACCAAATAGAGTTAACAAGAGACCACCAGTACCTGGAAAGAAGATAACAATGAGCTATGAAAGGATAACTTTTCAAACATAATGCATgtagaatagaaaataaaataagattcaAAGTAAGAGGTCCAGATAAAAAATATTGGAACCATTCATTTAGTATAAGAACACAAACAATACTGAGAAACAGTTAATAGAAACCCTTAATGAATAAACCAGTTATATATAAAAGGAGTCAAACTCTGAGCATGCACTGAGCACATGTAGAGACGCAATAGATTTGTTGTGCTTAATAAGTGGATCAAAGATATAAAAACTACCAACAACTGAGTTGGCTGAAGAATATCTTCAAATAATCAGTAAACAGCTGAAGCATAGTTCAGTTCGACAAGTAAACTATGAAAAATAAGGTAAAATTACCAGATATAATAGCAGGGACATGTTATGTAGCAGGGTAACAATTAGGTGTTTGGTGAATGTACAGACGTACAGTATAAGGATGGATTGTGGcagactttgattttggaaaaaaaagatTCAGACAAAAATTCTATAGAAAGCAGTAATAGGGTTTCTAATCTCCTAGCAGCATAGTTCTGACAGACGAGATCAAAAAATAGGATTGCAGAGTTAGGATTTAGGAACTAAAGACAGAAACAGTGATAACAGCTTCAGCAGGTCAGATTAGAATAGCATAATAATTCATCCGATATGCTAGTTTAACTGGCAAAACAAGTCTGCAAAGTTTCACCAAATTCTGACGACTAGATTTTGAGATCTAGAACAATCCTACAGCAAATAGGAAACTTGAGAGCAACAGAACTGAAGCAATCGATTGGTCGTTCACGGATTCAAGAGAAACTTAGTTGGCACTTGGCAAAAAAGCAGAGATTATTAAAGCCAGTTGAAATAGTAGCAGAAATTTAAACCAGTTAGCAAAACATATCTGAAAAGAGTAAATCGGTATAGCCACAGGAACTTCAGTTAAATAAATCTGACCTTCCAATTTCTGATAGAGAGATATAAAGAAGGTAAAAAGATAAACAGGTAAGGAATCCACCAGGTAAACACCCTATAATCCACAAAAGCAGCACTGAATCCACAACACAAAATTTCATAAAAATGTTATGCTTAATTCTCAAAATCGTGGGTAGTGCCTATGTCCAGCACATTTATCTATAGCTTCTCCTAGAAACCAGTGATCGGCTGATTAGAGCTCTTACATCATCCAGCCAATAGGAAAGCTCCAATCTAACCTATAACAAAAAGTAAAGGAGAACCAACTCATACTAGATAGACTTTATtacaataaaaaagaatgaaaatctaGAAATCCAACCGCAAAAATGGACTGGATAATCTGAAAACTTCCAGATGCAATTTGAACAGCAGAACCTGGAAACTTCCACCCCCAATTGGACTGCAGAATCAGGAAACCCCCAGCCCCAGGTGTAGGCTGTCATGACAGTCAGATCTGCTGTCATGCTGGCTATCAGATTCAACTGTCATGGCTGTGATGGTTGTGATGGATGTGATTGCTGTGAGACTTCTTTCCTCTTAGTTTCTGCATCATTTGTGCTTCCActagggaagaagatggggagtAGTCTTCATTTTCATACAATTTCACACCCAAGATTCAGGACAGGATACATACATGAATAATATGATAAAATTACAATAAATTTAAGAAAGATGGTAAATATACCCAGAGCTTTAACAAGTTCGAACTGTAACTTATAATCTTATAGCTCAAAAAGTTGGCAGAACTTTCCCACCTTTTACAATTGGACGCTATACTTGACATTTTGCAAAACTACAGGAAGCTTTTACAATATGTAAATTTATCAACTTCGGtgtccccaaaaaaaaattgttgctAATTTATGAATCCTGATGCCCCATTACTTGATATACTTCAGGCGTTAAAGTAATATAAAAGTCAGCACAACAGGTACTTCTACTTCCACAATCCACTTAACATGGAATTAGAGGTGCTCAAAGAAAGTATCACAAGTGTCAAATTTAGGCTGTTAAAGTTTGGCTGATCCAAGTTTTATTCAGCAGCACTGCCAATGATTGCTCAGAATCTGTTTAGAATTTGGCTGCTCCATTGTAGACTGATACTGACT is a window encoding:
- the LOC122664109 gene encoding FT-interacting protein 3-like translates to MMSNLKLGVEVVSAHNLMPKDGEGSASSFVELQFDGQKFRTTVKEKDLNPVWNESFYFNITDPTNLQSLTLDVYVYNNNKATHSRSFLGRVRVTGTSFVPYPDAVVLHYPLEKRGIFSHVKGELGLKVYVTDDPSIKSSNPLPAVESFPNADSRSSQPQVQQQAPNPFSNEKAESRHTFHHLPKEHHHHQHSSTTESQQPMKYSADVMKAEPQQPKIVRMYSASSSQPVDYALKETSPVLGGGQIVGGRVIRAEKPASTYDLVEQMQFLFVRVVKAHDLPSMDISGSLDPYVEVRVGNYKGVTKHFEKKQNPEWNEVFAFARDRMQTSVLEVVVKDKDLVKDDFVGIVRFDLNEVPTRVPPDSPLAPQWYRLEDKKGDKTKGELMLAVWMGTQADEAFPDAWHSDAATAVDSSAAASTNIRSKVYHAPRLWYVRVNVIEAQDLVPTEKNRFPEVYVRVQIGNQVLKTKPVQARTMSPLWNEDLLFVAAEPFEDHLILSVEDRVGPSKDEIIGRVIIPLNSIEKRADDRLIHTRWFNLERPVAVDVDQLKKEKFSSRLHLRVCLDGGYHVLDESTHYSSDLRPTAKQLWKPSIGILELGILNAEGIHPMKTRDGKGTSDTYCVAKYGHKWVRSRTIIDSLSPKYNEQYTWEVYDPATVLTVGVFDNGQLWEKGTNGNRDMKIGKVRIRISTLETGRVYTHSYPLLVLHPSGVKKMGELHLAIRFSCTSLVNMLYIYSRPLLPKMHYVRPLTVMQLDMLRHQAVSIVAARLSRAEPPLRKEVVEYMSDVDSHLWSMRRSKANFFRLMSVFSGLFAVGKWFGDVCMWKNPVTTVLVHVLFVMLVCFPELILPTVFLYMFLIGIWNYRYRPRYPPHMNTRISHAEAVHPDELDEEFDSFPTSRNPELVRMRYDRLRSVAGRIQTVVGDVATQGERIQALLSWRDPRATAIFVMFCLIAALVLYVTPFQVVAVIAGFYLMRHPRFRHRLPGVPINFFRRLPARTDSML